DNA sequence from the Carassius auratus strain Wakin unplaced genomic scaffold, ASM336829v1 scaf_tig00216984, whole genome shotgun sequence genome:
TTAACGTATTATCACCCCTTCAATTTCTGACAAAAAATCCTCTCAAAAGTCGACCCCCCCTGAAACTCTGACTGAGATGGGCCTATTGAGTCCAAGTCAGCTAACAACTAAAATTTCTAATCTCTATCCGAGTCTTggcaagtataggtctctgcaggaaagtctCAGTCTTGGATTTGAGATTTAAGTGAAATTAggctacttaattttttttctcggACAAAACTAAAATGATGCCTTGTCTCAAACTTGGCTCAGTGCTCACCTGCGACTCTGCGCGTATGATGGACAGCACCGCCATTCTCTCACTCTGCGGAATAGTGGTGCCATCACACGGGAACTTGTCCAGCTCTGTCCGACAGTGAGGATACTTTTCGTTGCAAAGCTGACGTCTAAAAAGTGTAATGTTGGCGCCAGTCATTGAGCACTCGAAATACACCCCTCTGAGAAGAGCAACTGCGATCCAGCTGAGAGGCGCGACAATTGCAGTCGTGGTGACTTGAAGAAAAACACACAAGAAGCCCATCGCGTAATTTAAACGACATAGCTTCGATTTCCTAAGACACAGACCCGTGAACAGTTTCCATGTTTTACTGCTCAACATGTAACTTAAGATGAGCAGTGCAAGCGCGGGTACGAGGAGACAGACGTTCCCATAAACGAAATTCCAATCATTGCAAGGACACTTAAAAGCAAAGACCGAGAAGATGTGCTCGCTACCAGCAGTTATAAGAGCAATCAGTCCGAATCCTAAGTTGGTCTGCTGTTTCTGAGTGAAACTAAGCAAAGATTTTAACTGATCCATGCCTGCCAGCTGACGACCTCTTTGTTCTCAAGCAATAAACCATAAGATGACACTCTTAGTTCCGTTATGAGACACTGCGTGTCACCTGCAGGCGGACGCGCAGTAAAAGCATACAAAGTGTTGAGcttaatttaagaaaaacaagTTAATGTTTGCTTTTCAGCTGTAATAGGAAACTGACTTCATGAAAAATTAAGAAACTAAAGTCTACACACCAGTTTAGTTTAAATTCATTGCAGGCGAAAGTGGCACAGTGTGCAAAACACTTCATGCTTTCAATGACGTGTAAAGTTGCAATCTGCATATTATTTCAACCACa
Encoded proteins:
- the LOC113099639 gene encoding calcium homeostasis modulator protein 6, which produces MDQLKSLLSFTQKQQTNLGFGLIALITAGSEHIFSVFAFKCPCNDWNFVYGNVCLLVPALALLILSYMLSSKTWKLFTGLCLRKSKLCRLNYAMGFLCVFLQVTTTAIVAPLSWIAVALLRGVYFECSMTGANITLFRRQLCNEKYPHCRTELDKFPCDGTTIPQSERMAVLSIIRAESQVLGWILIGSVMTFAFLLTCTARCYSPISYMQLKFWRMYTNKESAILDSYTAEHAEKLAKRNITSFFDLTKPIPMKSPPRHAWEKISSFYKFRSMDEYYSILHKYVSTCEDLENPVVRVSVRSENDLSNPAALAFVDESKLVL